A genomic window from Myotis daubentonii chromosome 4, mMyoDau2.1, whole genome shotgun sequence includes:
- the ATP6V0C gene encoding V-type proton ATPase 16 kDa proteolipid subunit c yields the protein MSEVKSGGPEYASFFAVMGASAAMIFSALGAAYGTAKSGTGIAAMSVMRPELIMKSIIPVVMAGIIAIYGLVVAVLIANSLNEGISLYRSFLQLGAGLSVGLSGLAAGFAIGIVGDAGVRGTAQQPRLFVGMILILIFAEVLGLYGLIVALILSTK from the exons ATGTCCGAGGTCAAGAGCGGCGGCCCCGAGTACGCCTCCTTTTTCGCGGTCATGGGCGCCTCGGCCGCCATGATCTTCAGCG CCTTGGGTGCTGCCTATGGTACCGCCAAGAGTGGCACTGGCATCGCGGCCATGTCTGTCATGCGACCAGAGCTGATCATGAAGTCCATTATCCCAGTGGTCATGGCTGGCATTATTGCCATCTATGGCCTGGTGGTGGCAGTCCTTATCGCCAACTCCCTGAATGAAGGCATCAGTCTCTACAG GAGTTTCCTCCAACTGGGCGCTGGTCTGAGTGTGGGCCTCAGTGGGCTGGCAGCGGGCTTTGCCATTGGCATTGTGGGTGACGCCGGTGTGCGGGGCACTGCCCAGCAGCCCCGACTATTCGTGGGCATGATCTTGATCCTCATTTTCGCAGAGGTGCTGGGTCTCTACGGTCTCATCGTCGCCCTCATCCTCTCCACAAAGTAG
- the AMDHD2 gene encoding N-acetylglucosamine-6-phosphate deacetylase isoform X4 has protein sequence MRDGKGASRAPVLRFTNCRILRGRRLLREDLWVREGRILDPEKLFFEERLVADQQRDCGGCLLAPGFIDVQINGGFGVDFSKATEDVGSGVALVAQRILSHGVTSFCPTLVTSPPEVYHKVLPQIPVKSGGPHGAGVLGVHLEGPFISREKRGAHPEACLRSFEANAFHDVLATYGSLDNVRIVTLAPELGRSHEVIRALTARGICVSLGHSVADLQVAEEAVQSGATFITHLFNAMLPFHHRDPGIVGLLTSDRLPPGRHIFYGMISDGIHTNPAALRIAHRAHPQGLVLVTDAVPALGLGNGRHTLGQQEVEVDGLTAYVAGTKTLSGSIAPMDVCIRHFLQATGLGAPGLWGRGEGGHPAVSPEQAAVWSRPWRLRHCTPPSYWDWRSSREPWTLELMQTS, from the exons ATGCGCGACGGAAAGGGCGCTTCGCGGGCCCCGGTGCTCCGGTTCACCAACTGCCGCATCCTGCGGGGCCGAAGGCTGCTCAG GGAGGATCTGTGGGTGCGCGAGGGCCGCATTCTGGACCCAGAGAAGCTCTTCTTTGAGGAGCGGCTCGTAGCCGACCAGCAGCGGGACTGCGGGGGCTGCCTCCTGGCGCCCGGCTTCATTGACGTGCAGATCAACG GTGGATTTGGCGTTGACTTCTCGAAGGCCACAGAGGATGTGGGTTCGGGAGTAGCCCTTGTAGCCCAGAGGATCCTGTCGCACGGAGTCACCTCTTTCTGTCCCACCTTAGTCACCTCGCCACCAGAGGTTTATCACAAG GTCCTTCCTCAGATCCCTGTGAAGAGTGGTGGCCCCCATGGGGCAGGGGTCCTCG GTGTGCACCTGGAGGGCCCGTTTATCAGCCGGGAGAAGCGGGGTGCACACCCCGAGGCCTGCCTGCGCTCTTTTGAGGCCAATGCCTTCCACGATGTTCTCGCCACCTACGGGTCCCTGGACAACGTTCGCATTGTGACGCTGGCTCCTGAGTTGGGCCGTAGCCATGAGGTGATCCGGGCGCTGACGGCTCGGGGCATCTGTGTGTCCCTAG GGCACTCTGTGGCTGACCTGCAGGTTGCAGAGGAAGCCGTGCAGAGCGGGGCTACCTTCATCACCCACCTCTTCAACGCCATGCtgcct TTCCACCACCGGGACCCTGGCATCGTGGGGCTCCTGACGAGTGACCGGCTGCCCCCCGGCCGCCACATCTTCTACGGAATGATCTCCGATGGCATACACACCAACCCCGCAGCCCTGCGCATTGCCCACCGGGCCCATCCCCAGG GGCTGGTGTTAGTCACCGACGCTGTCCCTGCCCTGGGCTTGGGCAATGGCCGACACACGCTAGGGCAGCAGGAGGTGGAAGTGGATGGGCTGACGGCCTATGTGGCAG GCACCAAGACACTGAGCGGCAGCATAGCTCCGATGGACGTCTGCATTCGGCATTTCCTGCAGGCCACAG GACTTGGAGCTCCAGGGCtgtgggggcggggtgagggtggTCACCCAGCTGTGTCTCCTGAGCAGGCTGCAGTGTGGAGTCGGCCCTGGAGGCTGCGTCACTGCACCCCGCCCAGCTACTGGGACTGGAGAAGCTCAAGGGAACCCTGGACTTTGGAGCTGATGCAG ACTTCGTGA
- the AMDHD2 gene encoding N-acetylglucosamine-6-phosphate deacetylase isoform X3 — MRDGKGASRAPVLRFTNCRILRGRRLLREDLWVREGRILDPEKLFFEERLVADQQRDCGGCLLAPGFIDVQINGGFGVDFSKATEDVGSGVALVAQRILSHGVTSFCPTLVTSPPEVYHKVLPQIPVKSGGPHGAGVLGVHLEGPFISREKRGAHPEACLRSFEANAFHDVLATYGSLDNVRIVTLAPELGRSHEVIRALTARGICVSLGHSVADLQVAEEAVQSGATFITHLFNAMLPFHHRDPGIVGLLTSDRLPPGRHIFYGMISDGIHTNPAALRIAHRAHPQGLVLVTDAVPALGLGNGRHTLGQQEVEVDGLTAYVAGTKTLSGSIAPMDVCIRHFLQATGCSVESALEAASLHPAQLLGLEKLKGTLDFGADADFVMLDDSLHVQATYISGELVWQAEEARQ, encoded by the exons ATGCGCGACGGAAAGGGCGCTTCGCGGGCCCCGGTGCTCCGGTTCACCAACTGCCGCATCCTGCGGGGCCGAAGGCTGCTCAG GGAGGATCTGTGGGTGCGCGAGGGCCGCATTCTGGACCCAGAGAAGCTCTTCTTTGAGGAGCGGCTCGTAGCCGACCAGCAGCGGGACTGCGGGGGCTGCCTCCTGGCGCCCGGCTTCATTGACGTGCAGATCAACG GTGGATTTGGCGTTGACTTCTCGAAGGCCACAGAGGATGTGGGTTCGGGAGTAGCCCTTGTAGCCCAGAGGATCCTGTCGCACGGAGTCACCTCTTTCTGTCCCACCTTAGTCACCTCGCCACCAGAGGTTTATCACAAG GTCCTTCCTCAGATCCCTGTGAAGAGTGGTGGCCCCCATGGGGCAGGGGTCCTCG GTGTGCACCTGGAGGGCCCGTTTATCAGCCGGGAGAAGCGGGGTGCACACCCCGAGGCCTGCCTGCGCTCTTTTGAGGCCAATGCCTTCCACGATGTTCTCGCCACCTACGGGTCCCTGGACAACGTTCGCATTGTGACGCTGGCTCCTGAGTTGGGCCGTAGCCATGAGGTGATCCGGGCGCTGACGGCTCGGGGCATCTGTGTGTCCCTAG GGCACTCTGTGGCTGACCTGCAGGTTGCAGAGGAAGCCGTGCAGAGCGGGGCTACCTTCATCACCCACCTCTTCAACGCCATGCtgcct TTCCACCACCGGGACCCTGGCATCGTGGGGCTCCTGACGAGTGACCGGCTGCCCCCCGGCCGCCACATCTTCTACGGAATGATCTCCGATGGCATACACACCAACCCCGCAGCCCTGCGCATTGCCCACCGGGCCCATCCCCAGG GGCTGGTGTTAGTCACCGACGCTGTCCCTGCCCTGGGCTTGGGCAATGGCCGACACACGCTAGGGCAGCAGGAGGTGGAAGTGGATGGGCTGACGGCCTATGTGGCAG GCACCAAGACACTGAGCGGCAGCATAGCTCCGATGGACGTCTGCATTCGGCATTTCCTGCAGGCCACAG GCTGCAGTGTGGAGTCGGCCCTGGAGGCTGCGTCACTGCACCCCGCCCAGCTACTGGGACTGGAGAAGCTCAAGGGAACCCTGGACTTTGGAGCTGATGCAG ACTTCGTGATGCTCGACGACTCCCTCCACGTTCAGGCCACCTACATCTCAGGCGAGTTGGTGTGGCAGGCGGAGGAGGCCAGGCAGTGA
- the AMDHD2 gene encoding N-acetylglucosamine-6-phosphate deacetylase isoform X2 produces MRDGKGASRAPVLRFTNCRILRGRRLLREDLWVREGRILDPEKLFFEERLVADQQRDCGGCLLAPGFIDVQINGGFGVDFSKATEDVGSGVALVAQRILSHGVTSFCPTLVTSPPEVYHKVLPQIPVKSGGPHGAGVLGVHLEGPFISREKRGAHPEACLRSFEANAFHDVLATYGSLDNVRIVTLAPELGRSHEVIRALTARGICVSLGHSVADLQVAEEAVQSGATFITHLFNAMLPFHHRDPGIVGLLTSDRLPPGRHIFYGMISDGIHTNPAALRIAHRAHPQEEPLSPSGGMQEPRCPQPTHTPSSVPGGPCPPPPRACPLCSQGTKTLSGSIAPMDVCIRHFLQATGLGAPGLWGRGEGGHPAVSPEQAAVWSRPWRLRHCTPPSYWDWRSSREPWTLELMQTS; encoded by the exons ATGCGCGACGGAAAGGGCGCTTCGCGGGCCCCGGTGCTCCGGTTCACCAACTGCCGCATCCTGCGGGGCCGAAGGCTGCTCAG GGAGGATCTGTGGGTGCGCGAGGGCCGCATTCTGGACCCAGAGAAGCTCTTCTTTGAGGAGCGGCTCGTAGCCGACCAGCAGCGGGACTGCGGGGGCTGCCTCCTGGCGCCCGGCTTCATTGACGTGCAGATCAACG GTGGATTTGGCGTTGACTTCTCGAAGGCCACAGAGGATGTGGGTTCGGGAGTAGCCCTTGTAGCCCAGAGGATCCTGTCGCACGGAGTCACCTCTTTCTGTCCCACCTTAGTCACCTCGCCACCAGAGGTTTATCACAAG GTCCTTCCTCAGATCCCTGTGAAGAGTGGTGGCCCCCATGGGGCAGGGGTCCTCG GTGTGCACCTGGAGGGCCCGTTTATCAGCCGGGAGAAGCGGGGTGCACACCCCGAGGCCTGCCTGCGCTCTTTTGAGGCCAATGCCTTCCACGATGTTCTCGCCACCTACGGGTCCCTGGACAACGTTCGCATTGTGACGCTGGCTCCTGAGTTGGGCCGTAGCCATGAGGTGATCCGGGCGCTGACGGCTCGGGGCATCTGTGTGTCCCTAG GGCACTCTGTGGCTGACCTGCAGGTTGCAGAGGAAGCCGTGCAGAGCGGGGCTACCTTCATCACCCACCTCTTCAACGCCATGCtgcct TTCCACCACCGGGACCCTGGCATCGTGGGGCTCCTGACGAGTGACCGGCTGCCCCCCGGCCGCCACATCTTCTACGGAATGATCTCCGATGGCATACACACCAACCCCGCAGCCCTGCGCATTGCCCACCGGGCCCATCCCCAGG AagagcccctcagcccctctggtGGGATGCAGGAACCTAGGTGTCCCCAGCCGACCCACACCCCATCCAGTGTGCCTGGtggcccctgccctccaccccccagagCCTGCCCTCTCTGCTCTCAAGGCACCAAGACACTGAGCGGCAGCATAGCTCCGATGGACGTCTGCATTCGGCATTTCCTGCAGGCCACAG GACTTGGAGCTCCAGGGCtgtgggggcggggtgagggtggTCACCCAGCTGTGTCTCCTGAGCAGGCTGCAGTGTGGAGTCGGCCCTGGAGGCTGCGTCACTGCACCCCGCCCAGCTACTGGGACTGGAGAAGCTCAAGGGAACCCTGGACTTTGGAGCTGATGCAG ACTTCGTGA
- the AMDHD2 gene encoding N-acetylglucosamine-6-phosphate deacetylase isoform X1, whose product MRDGKGASRAPVLRFTNCRILRGRRLLREDLWVREGRILDPEKLFFEERLVADQQRDCGGCLLAPGFIDVQINGGFGVDFSKATEDVGSGVALVAQRILSHGVTSFCPTLVTSPPEVYHKVLPQIPVKSGGPHGAGVLGVHLEGPFISREKRGAHPEACLRSFEANAFHDVLATYGSLDNVRIVTLAPELGRSHEVIRALTARGICVSLGHSVADLQVAEEAVQSGATFITHLFNAMLPFHHRDPGIVGLLTSDRLPPGRHIFYGMISDGIHTNPAALRIAHRAHPQEEPLSPSGGMQEPRCPQPTHTPSSVPGGPCPPPPRACPLCSQGTKTLSGSIAPMDVCIRHFLQATGCSVESALEAASLHPAQLLGLEKLKGTLDFGADADFVMLDDSLHVQATYISGELVWQAEEARQ is encoded by the exons ATGCGCGACGGAAAGGGCGCTTCGCGGGCCCCGGTGCTCCGGTTCACCAACTGCCGCATCCTGCGGGGCCGAAGGCTGCTCAG GGAGGATCTGTGGGTGCGCGAGGGCCGCATTCTGGACCCAGAGAAGCTCTTCTTTGAGGAGCGGCTCGTAGCCGACCAGCAGCGGGACTGCGGGGGCTGCCTCCTGGCGCCCGGCTTCATTGACGTGCAGATCAACG GTGGATTTGGCGTTGACTTCTCGAAGGCCACAGAGGATGTGGGTTCGGGAGTAGCCCTTGTAGCCCAGAGGATCCTGTCGCACGGAGTCACCTCTTTCTGTCCCACCTTAGTCACCTCGCCACCAGAGGTTTATCACAAG GTCCTTCCTCAGATCCCTGTGAAGAGTGGTGGCCCCCATGGGGCAGGGGTCCTCG GTGTGCACCTGGAGGGCCCGTTTATCAGCCGGGAGAAGCGGGGTGCACACCCCGAGGCCTGCCTGCGCTCTTTTGAGGCCAATGCCTTCCACGATGTTCTCGCCACCTACGGGTCCCTGGACAACGTTCGCATTGTGACGCTGGCTCCTGAGTTGGGCCGTAGCCATGAGGTGATCCGGGCGCTGACGGCTCGGGGCATCTGTGTGTCCCTAG GGCACTCTGTGGCTGACCTGCAGGTTGCAGAGGAAGCCGTGCAGAGCGGGGCTACCTTCATCACCCACCTCTTCAACGCCATGCtgcct TTCCACCACCGGGACCCTGGCATCGTGGGGCTCCTGACGAGTGACCGGCTGCCCCCCGGCCGCCACATCTTCTACGGAATGATCTCCGATGGCATACACACCAACCCCGCAGCCCTGCGCATTGCCCACCGGGCCCATCCCCAGG AagagcccctcagcccctctggtGGGATGCAGGAACCTAGGTGTCCCCAGCCGACCCACACCCCATCCAGTGTGCCTGGtggcccctgccctccaccccccagagCCTGCCCTCTCTGCTCTCAAGGCACCAAGACACTGAGCGGCAGCATAGCTCCGATGGACGTCTGCATTCGGCATTTCCTGCAGGCCACAG GCTGCAGTGTGGAGTCGGCCCTGGAGGCTGCGTCACTGCACCCCGCCCAGCTACTGGGACTGGAGAAGCTCAAGGGAACCCTGGACTTTGGAGCTGATGCAG ACTTCGTGATGCTCGACGACTCCCTCCACGTTCAGGCCACCTACATCTCAGGCGAGTTGGTGTGGCAGGCGGAGGAGGCCAGGCAGTGA